The Raphanus sativus cultivar WK10039 chromosome 6, ASM80110v3, whole genome shotgun sequence sequence TGTAGCTATCGAAACCTAAAGCCGCGTTTATAGCgatctgaaaattcaaaaatcaaaCAGGTTGTTTTACTTGTGtcacaagaaacaaaaaaaaagaaataaagaaacagAGTTAAATGTTGTTACCTTATTAGCATTAGCGCAAAGAAGAGAAGGTAGCCACCTGCTCTCTCTTGTATCAGTCAACAAGAACACTGCATCATGAGACTCAATCAAATCACGAAGGCGTTTGCAATCACCGAGAACAGACTCTTCTTCTTGGCTAGAGATGGGATGTCCAGGCATCGGTATAGCCATAACAACTCCACTAGATTCCATCGCTGGAAAGATCTGTTTAAGGCTTTTAACAGCAGCAACGGCTTTGAACTCGCCGCGGCCTAGGCAGTCTTCAAACGTGTAGAGAGATTGCCTGACTGGATTAGACATGGCTACTTTGCCGTAGTCAACAAAGGTTATGTTGCGGATTCCCCAACCCTAAAATGAAAAGGGATAGAGAGGTTCTTTAGTTAGTAAGTGTATGATTGTTTAATTAATCTCTCATTCTAGTTGATGCATTACCATAAGAGTACGAGCAACTTGGCAACCCAATGTACCAGCTCCGAGAAGAAGGCATTTCACAGAGGAGAGAACGTTTAAGTCTAGAGACGGTAACGCACGCCATCTCATTAACTTTAAGTTTAAATCACAAGCAGAAACAGCCAACCTGCGGAAAAAGGATCGTTAATCAGATCTTATCAATTTGGCTTTATCTAAAGCCATTGATAGGGAGCAAAAGATGTACCTTGTTGGATCCATGGAGTTAGCAAGGCTAATGGATCGGGGAGCTCGTTTGCCTTTGTTAAGCTCCCATCCCACTGAGCTAGGTACAGTCTCATCTGATGGAAGAAGTGTAATGGAGGCTTGACCAACAAGGGAAAGGCTCATGTCAGCGAAACCGCGACTCTCTCTGTAGCAGAAGAACAAAACAGTCTCTAGGTTCCACTTTGAGCGAATCAGTGCTAGATAATTTCGAAGTGGCCAGCCAGGATTACTAGGGAGGTGACACGGGTCATAGAAACCGAAAAGCAACTGCAGGAAAGAGAGGTGAAGTTTTTAATCAGCTCTGAAGCATTTTGAAAGAGGGTTAGTTCGCACATACCTTATGATGATCATCACCTTGGCAAGGTTCCCAGTCTTTAAGATGTCTGATGGTAGCTTTTGAATCATCAGAAGAAACCGAAACCAGAAAGAACGGAACATCTAATAGCAAAACAGGTTTCAGCTTCCACTCTTTAAATttgcataataataataataataataataataataataataataattggaGGAGAATGTTGTTGACTACCTGTAGTTAAACTTGAGTCTCTCCACTCATTACAAGCAGCAGATACTGATTCTGCTTCTTCTAAAGTAAAATGCTGTGAAGCTGGCTTTAATTGAACCAAGCTCGCAGGAGGATCAAGCACAAGAGCAGGGAACGCAAACCAATAACGAAAACTCCACTTCTTAAGGTCAGCAAAGGAGATAACAAAGAACCTAGCTAAACAAGCACAGTCCTCGAGTGCTTTTCCCGATTGAATATCTTCCCAAATCTGAAACAAGTTTTAGTTAGATATTctgtcggaaaaaaaaaaagaagagtcgAAACCATACATATACAGTACCTTGTTTGCTTCTGCTTTTAACAAGCTTTGTTTGTCGAGTTTAGTAAAGCTTTCGACGGTGTTGGTGTTGTAGAGAGTCCCTGGAACAGGACACTTGTTCCTATTCCCGTGAATCGACGATGACTGTTGATCTGAAGAAAGCAATAACGACTCGGAAAGAAGAGTGAGATGGTTTGAGACTTGTGGATGTGAACACGGTGCATAGAAACCTGCATGTTCCcaaatccaaattaaaaaaaaaacataaacaccTCAGCGCATAAGATGAATCTATAACATGATCTATATAAAGTTGTaaactttattcctaaagttgccaactttttattattttgttctcTAACAAAAATCGAATTGGAATGGATGTTgagggtattttggtaattgAGGGTTTACCGGTGATGGGGATCGGAGAATCGTCGATTCCGAGCTTATCGAGTTTCAGAGAGGAGAAGCTGTGCCAGAAACCTTCGTCGACGGAGCTGTTCAATGGAGCGAATTGAAGTATCGTCGTCGATGGAGATTGTCTATTATCGTCCATGCCGGAATCTTTTAATCTCGGAGCGATTGCAATTTGTGTCGACGAGAGTCAATGGCTTGTaggaaagaaagaagagaggagagaaagaaaaaggagTCGTGCAAGGAACATAAGTCAATCATGGTCGGCTTTTAATCGAAGCAAACCAAAACCGgtttactttttaaaaacaaaaaaaaactggtctattttttttttttttagtcaaactaactgatttatctatctatcttattaaagtagaagtactttaagtttttgtttggtaatagggatataaatctttaaaaaaatattaattgtgtttggtaacaaagatagtagagattttttttccttatttaaatgatagatttaagtatttaatgttctttcctaatttaaataatagatttctttaatagaatgaatcttaaccataatatattttagttaaaatttaatattattcaatatttattaataaaaataataaaataaaaatcacacatcaaaatcaatttatatatcatataaataaaatataaaatattttatttataaattgttagtataacacttttataatataagtccaattaattataaatattaaatttttatatgatacactgtgatataatagacgattaaaatcacataatataattatttaaagtaatatattaattttttgttttaaaatgttatactaacaattatgtaatacatattaatttacatatatatatatatatatatattatcattagaacaaagaaaaaaaattgaagtgaaagcaaatatttatacggccacgggtcaaactatagaaataaacaacaatggcgtaagatttttttaaacaaatttattttagtttcaaatatgtttatatattttatgtatttataaattattttatttgttattaagaatgctaagattttggaattggaaaaaattatgattcatctctatattattttaattaggaatttcaaattaatatcaaaatatttttttaaacttttaatttttattataactacaaatgttaattttcaatctaaatttatgtttaaatattacaaatatatcatttataaataaaaaaactaaaaacataaaatgaatacccgcccggttgggcgggtcaagatctagtttttcTTATGGTGGAAATCCGAAATCTTAAAGCAGGTccaatctatctatctatactattatttatgaagtgattttgcttatatGTCATGCtctctatgattttagataatatTGATTATTAGTTATATTCTCCATAagaaattttagtaatttagttGATGATTTATCATTATcatctttaaataattttagtgatttatctgataatttattattatatcaaataattaaaaaaatttaacgataatatcaaatttatatttacattatatttaattaagtaatattaaaatattatatatgtatttactttatatttggtttaaccaaatataatttatatatatatatatatatatatatcacataattgGAGTGAAtagtatatatttgattttttcgaTCTACTTTAAAAATTAGagcatttaaaatatttattacccttattaatatatagttatattgaATTTCTAATAGATAATTAcccacaaaataaataaaaaatcattaatttgataatcatcactatctaaaaatattatatattatgttgtctaaaaatattttaaattataatagtttaaaataaataaatccatgtatataattttatgaatatatgaattttaagattatttacgTAATAAGagatattctattaaattaaaatttgcatatataaaaaatataatatttaattaataaatatttcaaaacatgattaatttattctaatagTTTTTGGATTGATGatgtatctatttatattttttgtaaaattataaaGCCCGcaagtgcgggcaaaacacctagtatgaAGTATTTTCTTTAgagttttaaaaatacatatatatatatatatatatatatatatatatatgtgtgtgtgtatttttagaatttcaaaaagagagttttttttttatcaaagatgCTCTTATACATCCATTagtataaaaatagtaaaaaaacaCATCCAGTAAATTTTAACATCGGTTTTCTTTGTTTCTGATTAAAGGttgtttcaattttttacaaaaatatgttCTATTTTGTTGGACTCAATACAAGAAGGATAATCagaactaaaaaaaagaaatattattattataagtttataGAGTTGTACATATACACACAAGACTCAATCATATTCAATCAAAAATAGAGTTATCAAATTTTATGGTATgtatctaaaatttttaattttaaaaatttagacaatattttttaatttgtgtttacTAGATTTATTTGACAATCGGTTTTTAACCATCTGTAGGAGCTGGTTCCCAAGATATATTACTGTCTTTAGTTATCTCTAATAGGATACAtgctttgttaaaaaaattggttaatTAATTTACTATGTTTTTCATCTTATGTTTGTGATTATAAAACTAAGtcatatttacatttattgaACAAGGTCCAATAATAGGTGTTGTTAAGGACCATATTAGACGAAgctgaagttttgtttttgaattaaGGATATAAAAATTTTGTATTGTGATTGTAGATTTTTAATGTGATAGGATTTATATGTGGGTAAATTTTTTAGTGATTTACTCATAAATCTTTCAAAGTTGTGATATTAAATCTGTAAGTACtttttgttctctaaagctaAATCAGAAGAACAAAATATGTAGTTtctaaaaatctctataaatatgAATGGAAGAGATTTGGTGTTTcttggaaaacaaaaaaatggatGTGAAAAACTCTACAAACACTTGTCAATCAAACCCGGAATCGGACTTGTTTGACTGAGGAACCAAAACGTGTTGTGAACGATGAACAAATGCGGTTATCACTAGGAACAGACTAATCTCTACTTATCATCcgttttcattattattttgcGTACGTGTTTGAAATTACACCTAGCTATCATCGTCAAGATTCATTGATATCGAACTTACGTGACTGAATTTGAAATAAACAATCTGAACTTATCATCATATCTTTTGCATCCTTACCTTTTTCACAGATTACATACAACAGTCTTAAATTATAAGCATACATACTATTCATATCACCATTTTTAGACATAAGAACCCACACATATACATTTTAACCTTGACCGGGTATTAAACGGGGTTTTCATATAGTTGGGTAAGAAGCCTTCATGGCAAGACCACATAGTCcttctttatctttgatatcttttttAATCCTCATGTATCCAAGTTCTCCCCATTTTGTTCCCCA is a genomic window containing:
- the LOC108805729 gene encoding ubiquitin-like modifier-activating enzyme atg7, giving the protein MDDNRQSPSTTILQFAPLNSSVDEGFWHSFSSLKLDKLGIDDSPIPITGFYAPCSHPQVSNHLTLLSESLLLSSDQQSSSIHGNRNKCPVPGTLYNTNTVESFTKLDKQSLLKAEANKIWEDIQSGKALEDCACLARFFVISFADLKKWSFRYWFAFPALVLDPPASLVQLKPASQHFTLEEAESVSAACNEWRDSSLTTDVPFFLVSVSSDDSKATIRHLKDWEPCQGDDHHKLLFGFYDPCHLPSNPGWPLRNYLALIRSKWNLETVLFFCYRESRGFADMSLSLVGQASITLLPSDETVPSSVGWELNKGKRAPRSISLANSMDPTRLAVSACDLNLKLMRWRALPSLDLNVLSSVKCLLLGAGTLGCQVARTLMGWGIRNITFVDYGKVAMSNPVRQSLYTFEDCLGRGEFKAVAAVKSLKQIFPAMESSGVVMAIPMPGHPISSQEEESVLGDCKRLRDLIESHDAVFLLTDTRESRWLPSLLCANANKIAINAALGFDSYMVMRHGAGPTSLTDEMQNLDMNKTGRRRLGCYFCNDVVAPQDSMTDRTLDQQCTVTRPGLAPIAGALAVELLVGVLQHPLGIYAKGDNSRSSSGGNTDESPLGILPHQIRGSVSQFSQITLLGQASNSCTACSETVVSEYREKGNSFILEAINHPTYLEDLTGLTELKKAANSFSLDWEDDDDDDDEAVDM